A window from Salvia miltiorrhiza cultivar Shanhuang (shh) chromosome 2, IMPLAD_Smil_shh, whole genome shotgun sequence encodes these proteins:
- the LOC131011964 gene encoding epimerase family protein SDR39U1 homolog, chloroplastic-like, with translation MIVSVTGATGFIGKRLVQRLLAARDYPGIKIAEEPEWRNCIQGSTAVVNLAGLPISTRWSPEIKKEIKESRIKVTSKVVDFINSTQDDLRPKVLVSATVSLLL, from the exons ATGATCGTTTCAGTAACTGGAGCCACTGGGTTCATAGGTAAAAGATTGGTGCAGAGATTGCTTGCAG CCAGGGACTATCCAGGAATTAAAATAGCAGAGGAACCAGAATGGAGAAACTGCATTCAAGGTTCTACGGCTGTTGTAAATCTGGCCGGATTGCCTATAAGCACAAGATGGTCACCCGAG ATCAAGAAAGAGATCAAGGAAAGCAGGATTAAAGTAACTTCTAAG GTTGTAGATTTTATTAATAGCACACAGGATGACCTTCGCCCCAAGGTTTTGGTTAGTGCAACAGTCTCTCTTTTACTTTAG